The following proteins are encoded in a genomic region of Cyclonatronum proteinivorum:
- a CDS encoding helix-turn-helix domain-containing protein, whose product MKTTFGEYIRLLRTEKGLTLTQLAAKLNLDSANLSKIENNKRDFDEKRLSKLSKIFGISLKEVREEFLTDQLGKKIYETNCTKELLKVAEEKAEYRRTINKNLQTEKAI is encoded by the coding sequence ATGAAAACCACATTTGGGGAGTATATCCGACTTTTAAGGACTGAAAAAGGGTTGACTTTAACTCAACTTGCTGCCAAACTCAATTTGGATTCGGCAAATTTGAGTAAAATCGAAAACAATAAAAGAGATTTTGATGAAAAACGACTTTCTAAACTTTCAAAAATATTTGGGATAAGCTTGAAAGAAGTTCGTGAAGAATTTTTGACAGACCAACTCGGGAAAAAGATTTACGAAACGAATTGCACCAAAGAACTCTTAAAAGTGGCCGAAGAAAAGGCTGAATATCGCAGAACAATTAATAAAAACCTTCAAACCGAAAAAGCAATATGA